In Providencia hangzhouensis, the DNA window TCACAAGTGATTCACCGACTCAACGTGTTGGTGCCGCACCATTGGCTGCGTTTGATACCGTACGCCATGAAATTCCTATGCTATCCCTAGATAATGTTTTTGATGAAGAAAGTTACCTTGCGTTTGATAAGCGGGTAAGAGATCGTTTGAAAAATCATCAAGAACTGACTTTTTGTTGTGAGCTCAAGCTCGATGGGTTAGCGGTAAGTTTGTTGTATGAAAATGGTGAATTAGTACAAGCGGCGACTCGTGGTGATGGGACCGTAGGTGAGAATATTACCGCGAATGTACGAACCATACGCGCTATCCCATTGCGTTTAAGGGGAAGCAATATTCCTGATCGCGTTGAGATCCGTGGCGAAGTCTTCATGCCCCAAAAAGGTTTTGAAGCACTAAATGAGCAGGCACGTAAAACGGATGGCAAAGTCTTTGCAAACCCGCGTAATGCGGCTGCGGGTTCGTTACGTCAATTAGACCCACGTATTACCGCTAAAAGGCCACTCACTTTTTATTGTTATGGTGTTGGGCTTGTGGAAGGTGGCTCGTTACCGGACACACATTATGACCGTTTGATGCAATTTAAAGCATGGGGTTTACCGGTTAGTGATTATGTTCAATTACGTGTTGGTCATCAGGCCGTATTAGATTTTTACCATGAAATTGAGCAAGTTCGACCTGACCTTGGCTTTGATATCGATGGGGTAGTCATTAAAGTTAACTCAATCGCGATTCAAGAAGAATTAGGTTTTGTTTCTCGAGCACCTCGCTGGGCGACAGCGTTTAAATTCCCAGCTCAAGAACAAGTCACATTATTAAAAGATGTTGAATTTCAAGTTGGGCGTACAGGTGCTATCACGCCTGTGGCGCGTTTAGAGCCCGTGCAAGTCGCAGGTGTGGTGGTCAGTAATGCGACGTTACACAATGCAGATGAAATTGAACGCCTTGGCGTGCATATCGGTGATACGGTCATTATTCGTCGAGCAGGGGATGTTATTCCACAAATCGTCAGTGTTGTGGTTGACAAGCGACCAACAGATAGCCGTGAAATTGTCTTCCCGACCCATTGCCCTGTATGCGGTTCTGATATCGAACGAGTTGAAGGTGAAGCGGTGGCACGCTGCACCGGTGGGCTTATTTGTGGGGCACAACGCAAAGAAGCACTGAAACATTTTGTCTCACGCCGAGCAATGGATGTGGATGGCATGGGCGATAAAATTATCGACCAGTTAGTCGAAAAAGAGTATGTCAAAACGCCGGCAGATTTGTACCAATTAAGTGCAGGTATTTTAACTGGCCTCGATAGAATGGGGCCGAAGTCGGCACAGAATCTGGTTGATGCACTCAATAAGTCTAAGCAAACAACATTGGCTCGCTTTATTTATGCCCTTGGAATTCGTGAGGTTGGCGAAGCAACGGCGGCAAACTTAGCAGCGCATTACACCACACTTGAGGCTGTGATGGCGGCGGATGAAGAGTCACTAAAAACCGTTCAAGATATTGGTCATGTAGTTGCGAAACATGTGGTCAATTTTTTCCGTGAACCTCATAACCAAGCGGTGATTGAAGATTTACTGACGAAGGCAAATATTCATTGGCCTGAAGTAAAAGTCGTTAATAGTGCAGAAATCGAGAGCCCATTTGCAGGTAAAACAGTGGTGCTAACAGGGTCAATGAGCGTATTGACGCGTGATGAAGCCAAAGACAAGTTAGTGGCTTTAGGTGCAAAAGTCTCAGGAAGCGTCTCGAAGAAAACAGATTTGGTCATTGCAGGTGAGGCCGCTGGTTCTAAATTAGCCAAAGCAAATGAACTTGGCATACGCGTTATTGATGAAAATGAATTGGTTCGTTTGCTGAATATTTAATAGTGAACTATATTCAATTTGACTTAGTTGCCTACGATCTCTGTAGGCAACAATTTTATACGCAGGTTGTTGTAAGTCTTAACTTAAATTCTCAGTAAAATTTCTGTGCAAAAAAAGCGAATGCTAGGAATTGTTATAGTTGAAACGTGATCCCCTTCTTCTTTTTGCAAAATACACCTAGTAAGCTTTCATATTAATGTGACCTCTGTCTCATTTAAATGTTGTCTATTACATAGAATATGCACATAGACTGATTCTTAAATTTGTTGGAGTCGCATATGACCTCGATCCTGCATTTCGTTTTATCTTTAGTAGTAATTGCCGCTCTTGCCATTTTAGCCAGTAGTAACCGTAGAGGAATCCGTCCTCGCTATGTTGTTCAACTACTGGTTATTCAAATTGCATTAGCTTATTTGTTCTTAAAATCGAATATTGGCGAATCTTTTGTTCTTGGTGTGGCAGGGGTATTTACTCACTTGCTAGGCTATGCAGCAGAAGGGACTAAATTTATTTTTGGTGGCATGATTGAAGGGAACTTAGCGTTCTTCTTCTTACAAGTGTTATGCCCAATCATCTTTATTTCTGCGTTGATCGGGATCTTACAGCACGTCAAAATTCTCCCTATCGTGATCCGTATCATCGGTACCGTGTTATCGAAAGTGAATGGTATGGGTAAGTTAGAGTCTTTTAACGCAGTAAGTTCATTGTTACTGGGTCAGTCAGAAAACTTTATTGCGTATAAAGACCAATTGAACCGGATGTCAGACCGCAGAATGTACACCATGGCGGCAACTGCCATGTCAACGGTATCTATGTCTATCGTTGGGGCATACATGACCATGTTAGAGCCGCGTTTTGTGGTCGCTGCATTGGTTCTAAATATGTTTGGTACTTTCGTCGTACTATCACTGATTAACCCGTATCCACCTGAAGGTGAAGAAGATATTCAAATGAGCAACCTGCACGAAGGGCAAAGCTTCTTTGAAATGTTAGGTGAATATATTCTTGCAGGGTTTAAAGTAGCGATTATCGTTTCAGCGATGTTGATTGGTTTTATTGCCCTCATTGCGATGATTAACGGTATTTTCTCAGCTGTATTCGGTATCGACTTCCAAACCATGTTAGGTTACGTATTCTATCCATTTGCATGGATGCTCGGCATTCCTGCCGATGAAGCCTTACAGGTTGGTGGAATTATGGCAGTGAAAATGGTAACGAATGAATTCGTTGCGATGGATGGCTTACAAGCGATTGCTGGTGGGTTATCTGAGCGTTCTGTTGGTATCTTGTCCGTATTCTTAGTTTCTTTCGCTAACTTCTCATCCATCGGTATTATTGCAGGTGCGATTAAAGGTTTAGATGAGAAACAAGGTAATACCGTGGCTCGTTTCGGTTTAAAATTACTGTATGGTTCAACCTTAGTTAGCTTCTTATCCGCAGCGGTTGTTGGGTTAGTTTTGTAATCCACTAAAACATGTTAGATTAAGAAACGGCGTTCAAATGAGCGCCGTTTTTTATGCTTTGATACGAAAGAGAAATAACAATGGAAAAACAAGATCTCATTGATATGGCCAATACGTATATGCCATTTGGTAAATATAAAGGCTGTATATTAATTGATTTACCTGAAGAATATTTATTATGGTTCTATAAGAAAGGAGAGTTCCCTGCTGGACGTTTAGGGCAGTTAATGGAGATGACCCTAGGAATAAAAATAGAAGGCTTAGAAGGGCTGGTAAAGCCACTAAAGTGCAAGTAATACAGGGTTAAGTAGATAGCTTTATATAGTTGGTGAAAAAGTAGAATAATAAATAAATGTGAGATAAATATGATTGGTGGAGCTAAGCGGGATCGAACCGCTGACCTCTTGCATGCCATGCAAGCGCTCTCCCAGCTGAGCTATAGCCCCAATCGAAATGTTTTGTATTGTGCCACCTAACAGGGAATTAGATGGTGGAGCTAAGCGGGATCGAACCGCTGACCTCTTGCATGCCATGCAAGCGCTCTCCCAGCTGAGCTATAGCCCCAAACAAAATCTTTTGGACGGGATGCATCATATTCAAGCTAAGTTAGAGTGTCAATAAAATAATCGGGTTTTAGGTTTAATTGCTGAAATATAGAACATTTTGCAATCAGTTGAGTGGAGAAGGGAGGATGAATCAGAGAATTGGCCCCCAATAAATTGAGGGCCAATAATATTAAATTATTGAGCAGAAGCTTCACGTTCAGCGATAAACGCTAAGGCTTTCTCAATACGAGTGATAGAGCGAGCTTGACCGATAGCGTGAACGGTCACATCAAGGCCTGGAGACTGGCCAGCACCTGTCACAGCAACACGTAAAGGCATACCCACTTTACCCATACCCACTTCTAATTCAGCGGCAGTTGCTTCGATGGCTTGATGAACATTCTCAGCCGTCCAATCAGTGATCGCAGCTAATTTATCTTTTACGACTTCTAAAGGCTGACGAGCAACAGGTCGCAAGTGTTTTTTCGCCGCATCAGCGTCAAATTCTTCGAAATCTTGGTAGAAATAGTGGCAAGATTCCGCCATTTCTTTTAATGTTTTACAACGTTCACCAAGTAATTTGATTAGATCAACTAATTGAGGTCCTGTGCTGGTATCAATATTCTGTTGTTCAATATGCCATGCAAGATAGGTTGCAACTTCTTCTGCTGGTAATGAATTAATATAGTGGTGGTTTAACCATTGCAGTTTTTCAGTATTAAACGCGCTTGCTGACTTGCTGATAGCGTCAAGGCTGAAATACTCTTTCATTTCTTCAACAGTGAAAATCTCTTGGTCGCCATGAGACCAACCTAAACGCACAAGGTAGTTAAGAAGTGCTTGCGGCAAATAACCGTCATCACGATATTGCATAACACTAACCGCACCATGACGTTTTGATAGTTTTTTACCGTCATCACCTAGGATCATCGAAACGTGAGCATACACAGGTACTGGTGCCCCTAATGCTTTTAGAATGTTGATTTGGCGAGGCGTGTTGTTGATATGGTCTTCACCACGAATAACGTGGGTAATTTCCATATCCCAGTCATCAATAACCACACAGAAGTTGTAAGTTGGTGAACCATCAGTACGACGAATAATTAAATCGTCCAGCTCTTGGTTACTAAATTCAATTGGCCCACGAATTTTGTCGTCAAAAATAACGGAACCTTCTTGTGGGTTACGGAAACGAACAACGTGCGGCTCATCAGGTGTATGGTTGTGTGCATGGTCACGGCAGCAGCCATCATAACGAGGCTTTTCATTATTTGCCATTTGCTCTTCACGTAACGCCTCTAAGCGCTCTTTCGAACAATAACAACGATAAGCGGTACCCGCATCTAACATTTGGTCAATGACATCATTATAACGGTCAAAGCGTTTAGTTTGATAGTAAGGACCTTCATCCCAATTTAAATTCAACCAGTTCATACCGTCCATAATGGCGTCGATAGCTTCCTGAGTTGAGCGTTCTAAGTCAGTATCTTCAATACGCAGGACAAATTCGCCCTGATTGTGGCGACTAAATAACCAGGAATACAGAGCGGTACGTGCACCACCAACGTGTAAATAGCCAGTTGGGCTTGGTGCAAAACGGGTTTTGATTTTACTCATCGAGATTGCCTTAATTGCAAAACATGTTTTTGAAGCGCTTATCTGTTTACTGTTTAGAAGACTAAAAACAGGCACAATTAACTTGATGGCGAGTTTGATGTTCTAAGCAGTGAAATGTCTAAGCATTGCTAAAATGTATATCTATTCTATCATCCTACAATGATTCCTCAATCAAGTTATCAGGATAGAAGACAAGAAATTAGTTTGTTTCGCCAAATTTGACATAAATAAATACGCTTTAAAAATAGTTTCTGTTTTTTTCTTAAAAGAATAAAGAGAAAATGATAGGTAATTGATTAAAAAGGCAGCTTTTCTGGTGAATATTGAAACATCTTGATTATTTTTGCAACGAACGAAAAAAATCTATTGAAAAAGCGTTGACTCAGAACTCAGTATCCCTATAATGCACCTCCATCGACGACGGGGCGATTAGCTCAGTTGGTAGAGCACCTCCCTTACAAGGAGGGGGTCAGTGGTTCGAGCCCGCTATCGCCCACCACCGTTGACGATGAAAAATAAATAATTGGGCGATTAGCTCAGTTGGTAGAGCACCTCCCTTACAAGGAGGGGGTCAGTGGTTCGAGCCCGCTATCGCCCACCAATTATTTATTATAATGTAGTATAAGTCATGAAGTGGGCGATTAGCTCAGTTGGTAGAGCACCTCCCTTACAAGGAGGGGGTCAGTGGTTCGAGCCCGCTATCGCCCACCACTTCATCAGTTATTTGCATTAAAACACAATTTAGATGGGTCGTTAGCTCAGTCGGTAGAGCAGTTGACTTTTAATCAATTGGTCGCAGGTTCGAATCCTGCACGACCCACCATCTAAGCAGTAAAAAATCAGATCTTCCAAGATGGGTCGTTAGCTCAGTCGGTAGAGCAGTTGACTTTTAATCAATTGGTCGCAGGTTCGAATCCTGCACGACCCACCATCTCAAGCCATTCCCAAGCAAGTAATCCAATTTAACCGTCACCTAAGTAAACACTCAGTCGTTAAGCCGTACCTCGACAAGCTGGTTGCAGGTTCAGCCCGTAGGGCAAATCCGAAGGATTTCAATCCTGCACGACCCACCATCTCAAGCCATTCCCAAGCAAGTAATCCAATTTAACCGTCACCTAAGTAAACATTCAGTCGTTAAGCCAGACCTCGACAAGCTGGTTGCAGGTTCAGCCCGTAGGGCAAATCCGAAGGATTTCAATCCTGCACGACCCACCATCTCAAGCCATTCCTAAGCAAATAATCCAATTTAACAATCACCTAAGTAAACATTCAGTCGTTAAGCCAGACCTCGACAAGCTGGTTGCAGGTTCAGCCCGTAGGGCAAATCCGAAGGATTTCAATCCTGCACGACCCACCATCTCAAGCCATTCCCAAGCAAGTAATCCAATTTAACCGTCACCTAAGTAAACACTCAGTCGTTAAGCCGTACCTCGACAAGCTGGTTGCAGGTTCAGCCCGTAGGGTAAATCCGAAGGATTTCAATCCTGCACGACCCACCAGCTCAAGCCATTATCAAGCAAATAATCCAAACTAATACTTAGCTCAGTAAACACTTACTCACTAAATAATACACCTA includes these proteins:
- the ligA gene encoding NAD-dependent DNA ligase LigA; translated protein: MTTKQEIDELKKQLRHHEYQYHVLDAPEIPDVEYDKLMQRLKEIEAQHPELVTSDSPTQRVGAAPLAAFDTVRHEIPMLSLDNVFDEESYLAFDKRVRDRLKNHQELTFCCELKLDGLAVSLLYENGELVQAATRGDGTVGENITANVRTIRAIPLRLRGSNIPDRVEIRGEVFMPQKGFEALNEQARKTDGKVFANPRNAAAGSLRQLDPRITAKRPLTFYCYGVGLVEGGSLPDTHYDRLMQFKAWGLPVSDYVQLRVGHQAVLDFYHEIEQVRPDLGFDIDGVVIKVNSIAIQEELGFVSRAPRWATAFKFPAQEQVTLLKDVEFQVGRTGAITPVARLEPVQVAGVVVSNATLHNADEIERLGVHIGDTVIIRRAGDVIPQIVSVVVDKRPTDSREIVFPTHCPVCGSDIERVEGEAVARCTGGLICGAQRKEALKHFVSRRAMDVDGMGDKIIDQLVEKEYVKTPADLYQLSAGILTGLDRMGPKSAQNLVDALNKSKQTTLARFIYALGIREVGEATAANLAAHYTTLEAVMAADEESLKTVQDIGHVVAKHVVNFFREPHNQAVIEDLLTKANIHWPEVKVVNSAEIESPFAGKTVVLTGSMSVLTRDEAKDKLVALGAKVSGSVSKKTDLVIAGEAAGSKLAKANELGIRVIDENELVRLLNI
- a CDS encoding NupC/NupG family nucleoside CNT transporter, giving the protein MTSILHFVLSLVVIAALAILASSNRRGIRPRYVVQLLVIQIALAYLFLKSNIGESFVLGVAGVFTHLLGYAAEGTKFIFGGMIEGNLAFFFLQVLCPIIFISALIGILQHVKILPIVIRIIGTVLSKVNGMGKLESFNAVSSLLLGQSENFIAYKDQLNRMSDRRMYTMAATAMSTVSMSIVGAYMTMLEPRFVVAALVLNMFGTFVVLSLINPYPPEGEEDIQMSNLHEGQSFFEMLGEYILAGFKVAIIVSAMLIGFIALIAMINGIFSAVFGIDFQTMLGYVFYPFAWMLGIPADEALQVGGIMAVKMVTNEFVAMDGLQAIAGGLSERSVGILSVFLVSFANFSSIGIIAGAIKGLDEKQGNTVARFGLKLLYGSTLVSFLSAAVVGLVL
- a CDS encoding DUF3820 family protein, with the protein product MEKQDLIDMANTYMPFGKYKGCILIDLPEEYLLWFYKKGEFPAGRLGQLMEMTLGIKIEGLEGLVKPLKCK
- the gltX gene encoding glutamate--tRNA ligase; translation: MSKIKTRFAPSPTGYLHVGGARTALYSWLFSRHNQGEFVLRIEDTDLERSTQEAIDAIMDGMNWLNLNWDEGPYYQTKRFDRYNDVIDQMLDAGTAYRCYCSKERLEALREEQMANNEKPRYDGCCRDHAHNHTPDEPHVVRFRNPQEGSVIFDDKIRGPIEFSNQELDDLIIRRTDGSPTYNFCVVIDDWDMEITHVIRGEDHINNTPRQINILKALGAPVPVYAHVSMILGDDGKKLSKRHGAVSVMQYRDDGYLPQALLNYLVRLGWSHGDQEIFTVEEMKEYFSLDAISKSASAFNTEKLQWLNHHYINSLPAEEVATYLAWHIEQQNIDTSTGPQLVDLIKLLGERCKTLKEMAESCHYFYQDFEEFDADAAKKHLRPVARQPLEVVKDKLAAITDWTAENVHQAIEATAAELEVGMGKVGMPLRVAVTGAGQSPGLDVTVHAIGQARSITRIEKALAFIAEREASAQ